One segment of Falco rusticolus isolate bFalRus1 chromosome 3, bFalRus1.pri, whole genome shotgun sequence DNA contains the following:
- the LOC119144801 gene encoding acrosin-like, with amino-acid sequence MAFQYGMSRVVGGTDAQAGAWPWIVSIQNPWQAGTGHTCGGSLISAQWVLTAAHCFIEASYITMWRVVIGATRLTQLGPEAQVRNIKRLLLHQGYSNITQRNDIALLELDQPVQCNAYVQLACVPDASLRVSQLKNCYISGWGATTARSGRSTDVLQEAQVRLIDVNVCNSSRWYRGAIHTHNVCAGYPQGGIDTCQGDSGGPLVCQDSSADYFWLVGVTSWGRGCARARQPGVYTSTQHFYDWILLQMGLRPAVRATPTARAWSHFVTTSSPVPRPRPTAAQSGGSCPFPVQKLLDFFSRLQELLQYLRGKTV; translated from the exons ATGGCTTTTCAGTATGGCATGTCGCGCGTCGTGGGTGGCACAGATGCCCAGGCAGGGGCCTGGCCCTGGATCGTCAGCATCCAGAATCCCTGGCAAGCGGGCACGGGTCATACCTGCGGAGGCTCCCTCATCAGCGCACAGTGGGTCCTGACAGCAGCCCACTGCTTCATCGAGGCCAG CTACATCACCATGTGGCGCGTGGTGATCGGTGCCACGCGGCTGACTCAGCTGGGCCCTGAGGCCCAGGTGCGCAACATCAAGCGGCTGCTCCTTCACCAAGGCTACAGTAACATCACGCAGAGGAACGACATTGCCTTGCTGGAGCTGGACCAGCCTGTGCAGTGCAACGCCTACGTTCAGCTTGCCTGCGTGCCCGATGCCTCGCTGAGAGTCTCGCAGCTGAAAAACTGCTACATCAGCGGCTGGGGTGCCACGACTGCAAGAT CTGGACGATCAACggatgtgctgcaggaggcccaGGTCCGCCTCATTGATGTCAACGTCTGTAACAGCAGCCGGTGGTACAGAGGGGCCATCCACACGCACAACGTCTGTGCTGGCTATCCGCAGGGCGGCATTGACACCTGCCAG ggggACAGCGGTGGGCCTCTCGTGTGCCAAGACAGCAGCGCAGACTACTTCTGGCTTGTTGGTGTCACCAGCTGGGGGAGAGGCTGTGCCCGAGCCAGGCAGCCCGGAGTCTACACCTCCACTCAGCACTTCTACGACTGGATCCTGCTACAGATGGGCCTGCGCCCAGCAGTGAGGGCTACTCCAACAGCACGCGCTTGGAGTCATTTTGTCACCACCTCAAGCCCCGTTCCGAGGCCAAGGCCCACAGCAGCGCAGTCAGGCGGCTCCTGCCCGTTTCCAGTCCAGAAGCTGCTGGACTTCTTTAGCCggctgcaggagctcctgcagtACCTAAGGGGAAAAACGGTGTGA